The Yersinia entomophaga nucleotide sequence TGGCACCGGCGACCCAGCGTGACATGCTGATCCACATTCAGTCTCTGCGCCATGATGTGAACTTCTCTCTGGCTCAGGCTGCACTGGCCGCATTCGGTAAAACTATTGCTATTGAAGAGGAAACCCATGGTTTCCGTTGGGTGGATGAACGAGACCTTACCGGCTTTATTGACGGTACTGAAAACCCGCAGGGTGATAACCGGCCTGAAGTCGCGGTCATTGCCGAAGGTGAGGAAGACGCTGGCGGTAGCTACGTTTTGGTTCAGCGCTATGAGCACAACCTGAGCACCTGGCAGCGCCAACCGCAGGAAAAACAAGAGCAAATCATTGGCCGCACCAAGTCGGATAGCCAGGAACTGCCACCGGATCAGCGTCCTGATACCTCGCACGTTAGCCGGGTTGATTTAAAAGAAAACGGTAAGGGGCTGAAAATTCTGCGTCAGAGCCTGCCTTATGGTACTGCCAGTGGGAAACACGGTCTGTATTTCATCGCTTATTGCGCACGTTTACACAATATCGAACAGCAATTGCTAAGCATGTTCGGCGATCTGGATGGCAAGCACGACCAGTTGCTGCGTTTTAGTAAGGCCGTTACCGGCAGCTATTATTTCGCGCCGTCGCTGACTAAACTGCTGTCGCTATAGTTATAGTATTTTCTGCAAAAAAACGTATAAAAAAGCCGGATTGCTATTTAGCACCGGCTTTTTTTATAGCTCAATGGCAGTGGTCTACATATTTCTTGGGAAGATTACAGCGCCACTGCGTCACGCATTCTGTTCAGCACAGTTTGTTTTTGTTCTTTAGTTAGAGCACGTAACGGCAACCGCGGATTACCAGCATCAATACCGTGTAATTGCATCGCAGCTTTACCTGCGGCTACGCCACCCAACTCTACTAGTACACGAATTAGCGCAATGACCTGATCCATACTTCTTTGCACCGCAGCATGGTTACCAGCGTTGAAGTCCGCAATGATTTTATGGAACAGTGGAGCCGCGTAATTATAAGTGCTGCCAACGGCACCAATAGCGCCAACAGCCAATCCGCCCGGCAGATGTTCATCCACGCCAAACGGAATATCAAACTTGCCACCGCTAACCCGTAGGCAGCGTTGGAATTCATACAGATCAGCATTATTGAATTTAATGCCGGACAGGTTAGGAATTTTAGACTCGGCTTTAATTAAGAACTGTTCCATATCCAAATTCACGCCAGACATCCCGGAATGATAATAGTAAAAGCCTTTTGACGGAGCCGCCGCTGCAATTGTCTGACAATAGGCAATTAAATCATCCAGATTACCTGGCTTGAAGAAACAGGGGCCAATGGCTGAGGTCGCGAAAATATCCAGTTCTTCCGCATGGCGAGACAAATCCACCGCATCTTTAATACTGAGAGCGCCTGTGTGCAGCGTAATGCTCAATTGTCCCTGTGCGGCAGCAACCCAGCGCTCGGCAATTTTTTTACGTTCTTCAACGGAGCAATGAATACCTTCTCCCGTGGTGCCGCAAACGTAAACACCTTTTACGCCATCATTAATCAGATGCTCTGCAATCTGGTCAATGACCGGGTAATTGACTTCACCGTGCTCATCAAACGGAGTGTGCGGTGCAGCGATAAGGCCGGTTAACTTTTTCATACTTATCCTTAAACTCGAAGAGATAGCAGGGGGGGAGTTTGTTTATGGAGGATAACTCCGCCGTTAAAATTAAGCACGTCAGGAAGACTAACGCTGCTTGATGGCATCGGTGAACCAGCCGCAGATATGTTCAATGCGGGTGATGGCGGAGCCGACGGTAACGGCATAGGCTCCCGCCTTAATCGCGGCGGCGGCGAGCGCCGGTGAATTATAGCGACCTTCGGCTATCACCCGGCAACCGACCTGAGCCAGTTGGTTTACCAGCGCTAAATCCGGCTCAGACGGCGTATTTTTCGAGGTATAGCCGGATAACGTGGTGCCGATAAAATCGACGCCCAAGCGGTGAGCGCTGATACCGTCGGTATAGTCAGAAGCGTCGGCCATGGATAAACGACCAGAAGCTTTAATTCGTTCAAACAGCATTTCCACCGAAACGGGGCGCTCTCGGTGGGTTACATCAAAAGCGATAATGTCGGCTCCGGCGGCAACCAATGCATCCACATCTTCCAGCCATGGGGTTATTCTGACTGCGCAGCCCGGCAGATCTCGCTTAACAATGCCAATAATGGGCGCATCGGTCACTTCACGCACCGCTTTCACGTTGGCGGCACCTTCAATACGCAGGCCTACGGCACCGCCGTCCAGCGCGGCTTGCGCCATGGCGGCAATCATTTCGGGGCGATCCATGGCGCCGTTGGGAACCGGTTGGCATGAAACGATTAATCCGTTCTGGAGCTGATGGCGGAGGTGGATTGGATTGCTCACGGTTTTTAACTCCGGTATTTTATCTTAAATGAAGTTTTACTCCATCATGTTAGATCTTTTATTCGACGGGCGCAACGACTGAACGAGCAAAATGTGAACCCGTAGGAAAGGGTGCCAGTCCCTTTTCCTTTGGCCGCATTTTCTGTTTGCCTATTAGAGTGAGTTGAGATAGTTTCATTCGAAGTAAAACTCCATTTTATTTTATTTTTCGGAGTGTGATCGGTGGGCGTAGAGGCTGAGGCACAGAGAGGCAGCGGTATGAAGCAGGGCTTGGTACTGGATATTGGTGGCACTAAAATCGCCGCCGCGCGAGTGAATCACAAAGGCGAACTGAGTCAACGGCAGCAAATTGCCACTCCGCGAGGAGACGCAGAACGGTTGCAAAGAACGCTGGAACAATTGATTGAACCCCATCGACAACATGTTGATTTTGTTGGTGTGGCTTCAACGGGGATTGTTAGTAATGGTTATCTCACGGCGCTAAATCCTGCCAACCTCGGTGGCTTAGCTCATTTTCCACTGCAAGCTTGTATTGAAGGCATCGCGAATGTGCCTTGTGTGCTGCTAAACGATGGTCAGGCCGCGGCGTGGGCGGAATATCAGACTTTGTCTATTGCCGTGAATAATATGATGTTCGTGACGGTTTCAACCGGCGTGGGTGGCGGTATTGTCCTGAATAATAAGTTACATACCGGTAATCAAGGATTGGCCGGCCATATTGGTCACACCTTGGCCGATCCTCACGGGCCGATGTGCGGCTGTGGTCGACGCGGCTGCGTAGAAAGCGTTGCGTCCGGTACGGCCATTGGCGCAGCCACTGCTGCCTGGGCTGAGCCGGTCACTGCCGTTGAGGTATTTCGCATGGCAAAAAATGGCCAGCGGCAGGCAGAACAGATTATTGACGATTCAGCGGCAGCCATTGCCCAAATGGTGGCGGATATGACCATGGCTCTGGATCTGGAAATGGTGGTGATCGGCGGTAGCGTGGGGTTAGCCGAAGGCTATCTCGATAGAGTGAGGCTGGCGCAGAAAACGTTACCGGCCATCTATCGTGCGCCTTTGCAGGCGGCTCATTACCGCCAAGATAGCGGTTTATCGGGTGCAGCGCTGTGGGCCACAGCCACGCTGTAATCAATAGTGCAACCTAGTGACGAATAATTAAGATTATCCGTTGGGATATAAGGCATAAAAATGATTCACGGTAACTTAAATCAGCCCGAATTTTTTGGCGGCTATCCGGAAAGTATTCAAATGATACTGGCGTATTTGTCGGAAATACCGGTTAACGAATTGTCCTGCGGTCGTCATGATATTAACGGCGAGGATATTTTTATGAATGTGATGGAATTTGACACTCAGCCAGCGGAAAGTAAAAAAGCAGAAATGCATCTTGTCTATGCCGATGTACAGCTGCTCATTCGCGGTGTGGAAGGGATTGAATATTCAACCCAAACGCCATCAGAACATCTGGAGCCTTATCAGGCTGAGGATGATTATCAGCTTATTGCCGAAATTCCGGATAAAAGCCAATTACGTATGCTCCCCGGTATGTTTGCGGTATTCCTACCGGGTGAGCCTCATAAGCCGGGCTGTCAAATTATCGGTTCTGGTACGATTAAAAAACTGGTGGTGAAGGTGCATTGCCGCCTGCTGGACGACACTCTATTATCCTGATTTCCCTATAATAAGAACCTTAGTTATCTTTGACATTTTCCCCGGCCCCCCGGGGTTTTTTATTGTTTCTACCGCCGCTCTCCGGCCTCATTTGTCTTCACGAAGCCTGCCAACTATGTAATCATGCCCACCAAATTTAAACTCACCCTGAGGTGTTTGTGATGAAAACGGGTACTCCACGTTTCCAGCCTGGAAAAATTCTTGATGCCTTGGGGGCGATGCAAAATAGCCTGACTCGTTCTGCTCAGCGTATTGCGGCCTATATTCTGACGGAGCCGGCTAAAGTGACTCAGGTTTCTATTGCTGAATTATCCTCATTAACTCAAACCGGCGAAGCCACCATTATTCGTTTCTGCCGCACGCTGGGCTATAAGGGATTCCATGATTTCAAAATGGATTTGGCCATCGAAGTTGCAACCAGCAATGCGTCAAATAATGAAAATAGCCTGTTAGA carries:
- a CDS encoding Dyp-type peroxidase, which codes for MSQVQSGILLEHCRFAIFLEAKIQGELDDIRSGSKIFCQSLVELQQQYPDAHLGAVIAFGSDVWHDLSGGQGAAELKPFVPLGRGLAPATQRDMLIHIQSLRHDVNFSLAQAALAAFGKTIAIEEETHGFRWVDERDLTGFIDGTENPQGDNRPEVAVIAEGEEDAGGSYVLVQRYEHNLSTWQRQPQEKQEQIIGRTKSDSQELPPDQRPDTSHVSRVDLKENGKGLKILRQSLPYGTASGKHGLYFIAYCARLHNIEQQLLSMFGDLDGKHDQLLRFSKAVTGSYYFAPSLTKLLSL
- a CDS encoding dihydrodipicolinate synthase family protein, which codes for MKKLTGLIAAPHTPFDEHGEVNYPVIDQIAEHLINDGVKGVYVCGTTGEGIHCSVEERKKIAERWVAAAQGQLSITLHTGALSIKDAVDLSRHAEELDIFATSAIGPCFFKPGNLDDLIAYCQTIAAAAPSKGFYYYHSGMSGVNLDMEQFLIKAESKIPNLSGIKFNNADLYEFQRCLRVSGGKFDIPFGVDEHLPGGLAVGAIGAVGSTYNYAAPLFHKIIADFNAGNHAAVQRSMDQVIALIRVLVELGGVAAGKAAMQLHGIDAGNPRLPLRALTKEQKQTVLNRMRDAVAL
- a CDS encoding putative N-acetylmannosamine-6-phosphate 2-epimerase, with the protein product MVSCQPVPNGAMDRPEMIAAMAQAALDGGAVGLRIEGAANVKAVREVTDAPIIGIVKRDLPGCAVRITPWLEDVDALVAAGADIIAFDVTHRERPVSVEMLFERIKASGRLSMADASDYTDGISAHRLGVDFIGTTLSGYTSKNTPSEPDLALVNQLAQVGCRVIAEGRYNSPALAAAAIKAGAYAVTVGSAITRIEHICGWFTDAIKQR
- a CDS encoding N-acetylmannosamine kinase, whose protein sequence is MKQGLVLDIGGTKIAAARVNHKGELSQRQQIATPRGDAERLQRTLEQLIEPHRQHVDFVGVASTGIVSNGYLTALNPANLGGLAHFPLQACIEGIANVPCVLLNDGQAAAWAEYQTLSIAVNNMMFVTVSTGVGGGIVLNNKLHTGNQGLAGHIGHTLADPHGPMCGCGRRGCVESVASGTAIGAATAAWAEPVTAVEVFRMAKNGQRQAEQIIDDSAAAIAQMVADMTMALDLEMVVIGGSVGLAEGYLDRVRLAQKTLPAIYRAPLQAAHYRQDSGLSGAALWATATL
- the nanQ gene encoding N-acetylneuraminate anomerase produces the protein MIHGNLNQPEFFGGYPESIQMILAYLSEIPVNELSCGRHDINGEDIFMNVMEFDTQPAESKKAEMHLVYADVQLLIRGVEGIEYSTQTPSEHLEPYQAEDDYQLIAEIPDKSQLRMLPGMFAVFLPGEPHKPGCQIIGSGTIKKLVVKVHCRLLDDTLLS